In Kazachstania africana CBS 2517 chromosome 4, complete genome, the following are encoded in one genomic region:
- the KAFR0D04230 gene encoding aldo/keto reductase translates to MAVIKQIPFGNTGIKISPIIVGCMSYGSKDWAKWVEDDKEKVFKILKHCYDQGLRTFDTADVYSNGLSEKLLKEFMQKYNIRRETVVIMSKVFFPVDETLDLGLGSGLEDELAQLDLTNQQGLSRKHIIDAAKKSVERLGTYMDVLQIHRFDPNTPVKETMRALNDVVEMGLTRYIGASSMLGTQLAELQFTADKYNWFQFVNVQSCYNLVYREDERETIPFAKKHNLMLTPWSPNHQGLLTRPVGVESTRSSSDIIINAWGLKNLKPWEVTVINRVEEMAKKKNVSMAVIATAWVIQKGCAPILGMSSIARVDDNIKALDVSFTEEEMKYLEEPYEPRDLL, encoded by the coding sequence atggctgTTATTAAACAAATTCCCTTCGGTAACACTggtatcaaaatttctccAATTATTGTTGGATGTATGTCCTACGGTTCCAAAGATTGGGCCAAATGggttgaagatgataagGAAAAAGTcttcaagattttgaagcaCTGTTATGACCAAGGCTTACGGACTTTTGATACTGCTGATGTATATTCTAACGGTTTAAGTGAAAAGTTGTTGAAGGAATTCATGCAAAAATACAACATTAGAAGAGAAACTGTTGTTATTATGTCGAAAGTTTTCTTTCCGGTGGATGAAACTCTGGACTTAGGTTTGGGTAGCGGTCTTGAAGATGAACTTGCACAACTGGATTTGACTAACCAACAGGGTCTCTCCAGAAAACATATTATCGATGCCGCTAAGAAGTCTGTTGAAAGACTAGGTACATATATGGATGTCTTACAAATTCATAGATTCGACCCAAACACTCCTGTTAAGGAAACTATGAGAGCTTTGAATGACGTAGTCGAAATGGGCTTAACTAGATATATTGGTGCATCATCGATGCTAGGTACTCAACTTGCTGAATTGCAATTCACCGCTGATAAATACAACTGGTTCCAATTTGTGAATGTACAATCCTGTTACAATTTGGTCTACAGAGAAGATGAACGTGAGACTATCCCCTTTGCAAAGAAACACAATTTGATGTTAACACCATGGTCACCAAACCACCAAGGTTTACTAACAAGGCCAGTTGGTGTTGAATCAACGAGATCTTCTTCcgatatcatcatcaatgCTTGGGGtttgaaaaacttaaaGCCATGGGAAGTCACTGTCATCAATCGTGTCGAAGAAATggcaaagaagaaaaacgtTTCAATGGCAGTCATTGCCACTGCCTGGGTCATTCAAAAGGGATGTGCACCAATTCTTGGCATGAGTTCCATCGCTAGAGTCGATGACAACATCAAAGCTCTGGACGTTTCATTCACCGAAGAAGAGATGAAATACCTCGAAGAACCTTACGAACCCAGAGACCTATTATAA
- the FHL1 gene encoding Fhl1p (similar to Saccharomyces cerevisiae FHL1 (YPR104C); ancestral locus Anc_3.418) — translation MDTIEHNNNEDDIRTNVLSATKGENVSPGVTGSSINESDVLRKPSVESPGTAQINKDELVFAHDGRLKESSVEAPIVRNNSQQEQHDPSDAPEQLSEPEGTVEVHFEALRNASDNNENEDVNSSDQNSSDHEDTGTNVSLNIDELPDNLYNDDFSKLLEFDSKNDDVLFNDHNILNHDIATDDINKDISLIDPQVSATLREHTEEDVDQGKDGSSPRDTTVNGIEENDNKSEGNSHSSDDAIEKQSISEDIEKLTFKESTVSPTQGTPVKATEHETLNDDANDASPRSKSTGDLEVNKDTPASIIHEKNNLLYPHRNNSLTPGTFKPHELSNQNIQNSNLDVNTKEGQIAKSGQTAPDSNINPSTTINTTIPEEQPTIFAYARLDFQSFTFYVQTLHAIIGRRSENDFTHKVDVNLGPSKSISRRHAQIFYNFGTGRFELSIIGKNGAFVDDVFVERGNTVPLKNKTKIQIGQIPFQFVLPESEKSPAAEKITDSTSTKAAKAAVKKEPKVKTEPSQPKKKQPKPAAKKEKKPAKVPKKVYTIDEIPVEYRTKPTFSYSAMLTTCIRKYSTEKGMSLSEIYSGIRELFPYYKYCPDGWQSSVRHNLSLNKSFRKVSKEGKGWLWGLDEEYIAERERQKKKQAETAAAKAQAAQLRIEQQQQQQKARPKKTVKANNNTNSNDTKKQNISQTLAANRARASSSNQGNDHQRTMKYLQEQLMILTKDRKGLPKQTIANILTQALAMTINQVTQAAKNKGITGNPLTALMDKNPQHLNLILAAAVNAATAKITNGKIKQLVDPKSTTTTTNISKPVSKPTKSTSKSVSPGVSTEKVPIVSANEPIRPSTASTAVPTSTPSFDPTSLSRFFQPRQQATRPTHVTTPSPTPPLMAKNNTSIPQKRTHDETSSSEGESSSDDNTSDDDDDEEDSSGDESSEDESSEDESSGSESGENNETVDDGDKDKLRLNHDKIEDDTKLEEEESADSNENSSSESDDTNINVNDIAGNKVGNDSDEDMND, via the coding sequence atGGATACAATAGAACATAATAACAACGAAGATGACATACGTACAAATGTACTTTCTGCAACAAAGGGCGAAAATGTATCACCTGGAGTCACTGGATCAAGTATAAATGAATCTGATGTTCTTCGAAAACCTAGCGTTGAAAGCCCAGGTACCGCACAAATAAATAAAGATGAACTCGTATTTGCGCATGATGGGAGGCTGAAAGAATCAAGTGTCGAAGCACCAATAGTACGAAATAATAGTCAACAGGAACAGCACGATCCGTCTGACGCTCCTGAACAGCTAAGTGAACCAGAGGGCACAGTAGAGGTGCATTTTGAAGCCCTACGTAATGCAagtgataataatgaaaatgaagatgtgAACAGTTCTGATCAAAACAGTAGCGACCATGAAGATACGGGCACAAATGTTTCTCTCAACATTGATGAACTACCGGATAACCTTTATAATGAtgacttttcaaaattgctGGAATTTGATTCTAAAAATGACGACGTTCTTTTCAATGACCATAACATTTTAAACCATGATATCGCAACAGATGATATTAATAAGGACATTAGTCTTATAGATCCCCAGGTGTCGGCCACACTGAGAGAGCATACGGAAGAAGACGTAGATCAAGGCAAAGATGGATCAAGTCCCAGGGACACCACTGTTAATggtattgaagaaaatgacaaTAAAAGCGAAGGCAATAGTCATAGTAGTGACGATGCTATTGAAAAGCAATCTATTagtgaagatattgaaaaacttaCGTTTAAGGAATCGACCGTCTCCCCTACACAAGGTACACCTGTAAAAGCAACTGAACATGAAActttaaatgatgatgCAAATGACGCGTCTCCAAGAAGCAAAAGTACAGGGGATTTAGAAGTTAACAAAGACACACCGGCATCCATCATCCACGAAAAGAATAATCTTCTGTATCCACATAGAAATAACTCATTGACACCAGGAACATTTAAACCACACGAATTATCCaatcaaaatatacaaaacTCTAATTTAGACGTCAACACTAAGGAGGGACAAATCGCAAAATCTGGTCAAACTGCTCCTGACAGTAATATTAATCCCAGTACTACAATTAATACTACGATCCCTGAAGAGCAACCAACAATATTTGCATATGCAAGGCTTGACTTCCAAAGTTTCACTTTTTATGTTCAAACGTTGCATGCCATAATAGGAAGAAGatcagaaaatgattttacACATAAAGTTGATGTGAATTTAGGTCCATCAAAATCTATTTCAAGGCGACATGCAcaaattttctataatTTCGGTACAGGAAGATTTGAACTTTCGATTATAGGTAAAAATGGTGCTTTTGTAGACGACGTGTTTGTTGAAAGAGGTAATACTGTTCCATTGAAGAATAAAACTAAGATTCAGATAGGGCAAATCCCCTTTCAATTCGTTTTACCCGAATCTGAAAAGAGTCCCGCTGCTGAAAAGATAACTGACTCTACTAGTACTAAAGCAGCTAAAGCTGCTGTAAAAAAAGAGCCCAAGGTCAAAACTGAACCATCACAaccaaaaaagaaacagcCAAAACCCGCTGCCaagaaggagaagaaaCCTGCAAAGGTGCCTAAGAAAGTTTAtacaattgatgaaattcCTGTCGAATATAGGACGAAACCaacattttcatattctgCGATGTTAACTACATGTATACGAAAATATTCCACCGAGAAAGGTATGTCATTATCTGAAATTTACTCAGGGATAAGAGAATTGTTTCCATACTATAAATACTGTCCCGATGGGTGGCAAAGTTCAGTAAGGCATAATCTATCGTTAAATAAGTCATTTagaaaagtttcaaaagagGGAAAAGGTTGGTTATGGGGTTTGGATGAAGAATATATAGCGGAGCGAGAACgtcaaaagaagaagcaagCTGAAACTGCTGCAGCAAAAGCACAGGCGGCACAACTACGTATTGagcagcaacagcaacaacagaAGGCAAGACCAAAGAAGACAGTCAAAGcgaataataatactaatagTAACGATACGAAGAAACAGAATATATCACAGACTCTTGCAGCAAATAGAGCCAGGGCGTCGTCAAGTAATCAAGGGAATGATCATCAGAGGACAatgaaatatcttcaagAACAATTAATGATACTGACTAAAGATAGGAAAGGTCTTCCAAAGCAAACCATTGCGAACATATTAACACAGGCATTAGCAATGACAATCAATCAGGTTACACAAGCAGCTAAAAATAAAGGCATTACGGGTAATCCCTTAACAGCATTAATGGATAAGAATCCACAACATTTAAATCTTATACTTGCAGCAGCTGTAAATGCAGCGACTGCCAAGATTACAAATGGTAAAATTAAGCAGTTGGTTGATCCAAAAAGTACAACCACAACCACGAATATTAGCAAACCAGTCAGTAAACCAACAAAATCTACCTCAAAATCGGTATCGCCCGGTGTGTCGACTGAAAAGGTGCCAATTGTTTCGGCAAATGAACCAATACGACCAAGTACGGCGTCAACAGCAGTACCAACATCAACACCATCTTTTGATCCTACATCattatcaagatttttCCAGCCAAGACAACAAGCCACGAGACCGACACATGTGACCACACCATCTCCTACACCGCCTCTTATGGCTAAGAATAATACTAGTATACCGCAGAAACGTACGCATGATGAGACTAGTAGTAGTGAAGGAGAAAGTAGTAGTGACGACAACACAAGTGACGAcgatgacgatgaagaagattctAGTGGAGATGAGTCTAGTGAAGACGAATCTAGTGAAGATGAATCTAGTGGGAGTGAGAGCGGggaaaataatgaaacaGTGGATGATGGTGATAAGGATAAATTAAGATTAAATCAT
- the ISR1 gene encoding putative protein kinase ISR1 (similar to Saccharomyces cerevisiae ISR1 (YPR106W); ancestral locus Anc_3.421) has protein sequence MDTPPTSPTFPIGTTMPQKVLKKSQMSPMHNTLPLSPNKSLHSEYLARNPVVSERNQKSLVYLKEDLQSLLISPTKPTFISSSHMLDFLGNHYSKENIMTRDDLVLSLLSKRVDFPSSERKSFNISSTQMGSGNYSIVYEMTQQDGQTLILKFPKTKRKSKFLLNEALILAYLHDGSFNDIHIVPMDGISYINKSYYKNLRYNENVPCLILEKFDLNLKQLIAILKKNGQDISFELKKKMWWKLFKELMMVFVHLKSRNVVHGDIKTSNILVKGTELNEDMHFYICDFTSSFINLSNDEYLNENVNHEMNHSNFETTLEYCPPQFVETFLSNDNFEFSYETDLYSFGLVLLSYITEEEPFKELQSLRYHSSDTEAMPNGAHMINTSNWLINVIQKNDPINLNINYKTHLLEIWSVELSIVSKILVDRISLEDCMTYVTN, from the coding sequence ATGGATACGCCTCCAACTTCCCCTACTTTCCCCATCGGCACCACAATGCCCCAAAAGGTCTTAAAGAAATCACAGATGTCTCCTATGCATAACACATTGCCTCTATCACCAAACAAGAGCTTGCATTCAGAATATCTAGCCAGGAACCCGGTTGTATCCGAACGTAATCAGAAATCTTTGGTTTACTTGAAAGAGGACCTACAATCTCTTCTCATTTCTCCAACCAAACCTACGTTTATTAGCAGTTCTCACATGTTGGACTTTTTGGGAAACCACTATTCTAAggaaaatataatgacaAGAGATGATCTCGTGCTAAGTTTGTTGTCAAAACGAGTTGATTTCCCAAGCTCCGAACGTAAGTCATTTAATATATCGAGCACACAAATGGGCAGCGGGAATTACTCAATTGTTTATGAGATGACTCAGCAAGATGGTCAGACTTTAATACTCAAGTTTCCAAAGACAAAGAGAAAATCTAAgtttttattaaatgagGCCCTGATTTTAGCATATTTACATGATGGCAGCTTTAATGACATTCATATTGTTCCAATGGATGGTATATCATACATCAATAAATCTTACTATAAGAATTTGAGGTACAACGAAAATGTGCCATGTCTGatcttggaaaaatttgatcTCAATTTGAAGCAACTTATAGCcatcttgaagaaaaatggtcAAGATATTTCCtttgaattgaagaaaaagatgtgGTGGAAATTATTTAAAGAACTTATGATGGTATTTGTGCATTTGAAGTCTAGAAATGTTGTTCATGGTGATATCaaaacttcaaatattctagTTAAGGGTACcgaattgaatgaagataTGCATTTCTATATTTGTGATTTTACATCatctttcatcaatttaTCGAATGATGAgtatttgaatgaaaatgtcaATCATGAAATGAATCActccaattttgaaacaaccTTAGAATATTGTCCTCCTCAATTTGTTGAAACGTTCTTAAGcaatgataattttgagTTTAGTTACGAAACGGACCTGTATTCATTTGGACTGGTACTTCTATCCTATATAACTGAAGAAGAGCCTTTTAAAGAATTACAGAGTTTAAGGTACCATAGTTCTGACACAGAAGCTATGCCAAATGGTGCACACATGATTAACACTTCTAACTGGTTAATCAATGTCATTCAGAAAAATGAtccaataaatttaaatatcAATTACAAGACCCATTTATTAGAGATTTGGTCCGTGGAACTTTCCATAGTTTCTAAAATCTTAGTTGATAGAATTTCATTAGAAGATTGTATGACATACGTAACAAATTGA
- the RPN7 gene encoding proteasome regulatory particle lid subunit RPN7 (similar to Saccharomyces cerevisiae RPN7 (YPR108W); ancestral locus Anc_3.423) — translation MSSEKELKKKNVEEDSEDVNMEPQFAMVPNYEVSDRAFLLKTYITSPSKVQNIMTDEKLNESKDFIMEQIEKDSMAPYYKYLATNYFVEKNDNNNNKLMESSNSAGLFPFDSAFHEKLLKVNAEKINELKQNLETLKSNDEGPLEISTAWIKLGEYYAQIGDFENAEKVLLNEALNTAISLGSKIDIYFLVLRLAFFYNDFHFIKEKLELVSNLIEKGGDWERRNRYKTYLGIYSLAVRDFKKAADLLVDSLATFTSTELTSYENIAMYASVAGLFSLERTDLKAKIIDSPELLSIMNSTESLQSISSLTIALYTSDYSSFFPFLLETYDKALIPCKYLNRHADFFVREMRRKVYAQLLDSYKTLALKSMASSFGVSVEFLDNDLSKFIPNKKLNCIIDRVNGIVETNRPDNKNAQYQLLVKQGDGLLTKLQKYSAAVKLTGSDRVD, via the coding sequence ATGTCCAGTGAAAAAGaactgaagaaaaagaacGTAGAGGAAGATTCTGAGGATGTGAACATGGAGCCACAATTCGCTATGGTACCAAACTATGAGGTATCAGACAGGGCGTTTCTTTTAAAGACGTATATAACAAGTCCAAGCAAGGTACAGAACATAATGACTGATGAGAAATTAAACGAATCTAAAGATTTCATCATGGAACAGATCGAGAAGGATTCAATGGCACCTTACTATAAATATTTGGCTACAAACTATTTTGTCgagaaaaatgataataataataacaaacTAATGGAGTCATCAAATAGTGCTGGCTTGTTTCCATTTGATTCTGCATTCCACGAAAAGTTACTTAAAGTTAATGCAgagaaaattaatgaattaaaacaaaatttagAAACTTTAAAGTCAAATGATGAAGGCCcattagaaatttcaactGCTTGGATCAAATTAGGTGAATATTATGCACAAATTggtgattttgaaaacgCGGAAAAAGTACTATTGAATGAAGCTCTAAATACAGCCATATCGCTCGGATCAAAGATCGATATTTATTTCCTAGTATTGAGACTTGCTTTCTTCTACAACGATTTCCATTTTATTaaggaaaaattggaattaGTTTCCAActtaattgaaaaaggtgGTGATTgggaaagaagaaatagataCAAGACTTATCTTGGTATCTATTCTCTTGCCGTTAGAGACTTCAAGAAGGCTGCTGATTTATTGGTTGATTCATTAGCCACTTTCACTTCCACAGAATTAACATCATATGAAAATATAGCGATGTATGCATCAGTTGCAGGATTATTCTCTCTGGAAAGAACAGATTTAAAGGCTAAGATCATTGATTCACCAGAacttttatcaataatgaattcaacAGAATCGTTACagtcaatttcatcattaacAATTGCATTATACACATCAGATTATTCAAGTTTCTTCCCATTCTTATTGGAAACATATGATAAGGCATTAATTCCAtgcaaatatttgaatagaCACGCAGACTTCTTTGTAAGAGAAATGAGAAGAAAAGTTTACGCACAACTGTTAGATTCGTATAAGACTTTAGCTTTAAAATCTATGGCAAGTTCATTTGGTGTGTCtgttgaatttttggataACGATTTAAGTAAATTTATTccaaacaaaaaattaaattgtATCATTGACAGAGTAAATGGAATTGTGGAGACTAATAGACCAGATAATAAGAACGCTCAATATCAATTACTTGTCAAGCAAGGTGACGGTTTATTAACGAAGTTACAAAAATATAGTGCTGCAGTCAAGCTAACAGGTTCTGACCGTGTTGATTGA
- the YTH1 gene encoding cleavage polyadenylation factor RNA-binding subunit YTH1 (similar to Saccharomyces cerevisiae YTH1 (YPR107C); ancestral locus Anc_3.422) — MSVIHPNTNKYNFKFEPFLKQEYHFTRDPDRPICPHYDPKVGPISCPNGDSCPNKHILANFQNKIVCKHWLRGLCKKNDQCEFLHEYNLRKMPECVFYAKNGYCTQTPECQYLHVDPISKIPRCEAYDQGFCFDGPNCKKRHVKKLVCQRYLNGFCPLGRDNCEFEHPQFNDFILIDEALKRRYKIRRDYEINTRKMDEEKEKRLNAIINGDLNN, encoded by the coding sequence ATGTCTGTGATACACCCAAATACAAACAAgtataatttcaaatttgaaccATTTTTGAAGCAAGAATATCATTTTACTAGAGATCCAGATAGACCAATATGCCCACATTACGACCCAAAGGTGGGGCCCATCTCGTGCCCCAACGGTGATTCCTGTCCTAATAAGCATATACTAGcaaattttcagaataaAATAGTGTGTAAGCATTGGTTACGTGGGCTATGTAAGAAAAACGACCAATGTGAATTTTTACATGAATATAATCTTAGGAAGATGCCAGAATGTGTATTTTACGCAAAGAATGGTTATTGTACACAGACTCCAGAATGTCAGTATCTGCACGTGGATCCCATTAGTAAGATACCGCGCTGTGAGGCTTATGATCAAGGGTTTTGTTTCGACGGTCCAAATTGTAAAAAGAGACATGTTAAGAAGCTTGTGTGTCAGAGGTATCTGAACGGGTTCTGTCCCCTGGGGAGGGACAACTGTGAATTTGAGCATCCCCAATTTAACGATTTTATTCTTATTGATGAAGCTTTGAAGAGACGATATAAGATTAGGAGAGATTACGAAATTAATACAAGGAAAatggatgaagaaaaagagaaaagacTGAATGCAATCATTAATGGTGATCTCAACAATTAG
- the COG4 gene encoding Golgi transport complex subunit COG4 (similar to Saccharomyces cerevisiae COG4 (YPR105C); ancestral locus Anc_3.419), translating into MLNSRLSDDQLSRNLAKYNILLGKLTTVSQIDKLTEVIKNDQEQTVASLNVFIAESQSKHNKQIRKLELQRTDLTSTLSQYHSVLSTIGKSNNRSVQIHNEIDSIDQEHKLLLRTLSFLEDTRTLKNNIKLIDSALKEQNYLVAATAISEIRQLPPGILESSFAKNTIPNAELPMLPSELLAQWCNQLKGSFKSSFEIAMREKDIDRLTLFFKLFPLIGETDLGLDLYSKYICDIISVENKKFLDNTVNLKVRFSVVLLNLFKIVSTIINEHSRIISNCYGKEHIPVIMEKIEKETELQASLVLDVFSDAKHMKETVTNISNETVPINEAANFLSEISQILQNWSMYTRFFAVKWKEYTDFSETETTLKIPFPIVEGTFSSKLHKDNFIRDFQDIVINNLYRSFRNSVILEELPDINNVITLETISHKDQSSWPISPVLEDLTALIRKNMIYTVNTGQVDILSTFLDDLVVFIQNEYLVKFIQAKFKTLQSVIAQGSTASSSPNLLKKYTSIPEESSTQYPSRAASPYPTNKNVSSTAAATAKLSQFSRFNLRGAFANIQSNLQSVVAQEEEEETSSDPSILSLHHYIIYVNTLCLTKAAIENLLTKEIIEQNPRLIQDNFPFEDDSTYINEKVETAQINIIEQVNKLQKWGIQYLFQNLVQPKLKIILKKLFINDNNNAGSNEDNASTYIANIENFENFKNINKFMRDWRVLITPLKNAVITSAFDDLMKLINSFMIKIIEKRVWNLKVNELGAIKLDKELSLLINATCELNYTLRENFVRLTQIVLILGFDDDDFDLTTGDVKDEIVNSIDWILNPQERIKARNLKIDKRH; encoded by the coding sequence ATGTTGAATTCTAGGCTATCTGATGATCAACTGTCAAGGAACCTCGCTAAGTATAATATCTTGTTGGGGAAGTTGACCACGGTGTCCCAGATTGATAAGTTAACAGAAGTGATTAAGAATGACCAAGAACAGACGGTGGCGTCATTGAATGTGTTCATTGCGGAGTCTCAATCAAAGCATAACAAGCAGATACGTAAATTGGAGCTACAAAGGACAGATCTGACGAGTACTCTATCACAATATCACAGTGTGTTATCGACCATTGGCAAATCGAATAATAGATCTGTACAGATACATAATGAAATCGATTCAATTGATCAGGAGCACAAGCTGCTGTTAAGGACCCTGTCTTTCCTGGAGGATACTAGGACTTTGAAgaataatatcaaattgattgaCAGCGCACttaaagaacaaaattatcTCGTGGCAGCAACAGCGATTAGTGAAATTCGTCAGCTGCCCCCAGGAATCTTAGAATCATCTTTCGCCAAAAATACTATACCTAATGCGGAATTACCGATGTTACCAAGCGAACTGCTGGCTCAATGGTGTAATCAATTGAAAGGATCATTTAAgtcatcatttgaaatcGCAATGAGGGAAAAGGATATTGATAGATTAACacttttcttcaaattatttcCATTGATCGGTGAAACTGATTTAGGTTTAGATCTCTACAGTAAATATATTTGTGACATCATCTCAgttgaaaacaaaaaatttctggaTAATACCGTCAACTTAAAAGTCAGATTCAGTGTAGTccttttaaatttattcaaaattgtttctACAATCATAAATGAGCATTCAAggattatttcaaattgttaCGGTAAAGAACATATCCCAGTCATTATGGAGAAAATCGAAAAGGAAACTGAATTACAGGCATCTTTAGTGTTGGATGTCTTTAGTGACGCTAAACATATGAAAGAGACGGTAACGAACATATCAAACGAGACTGTTCCAATAAATGAAGCGGCCAATTTTCTATCGGAAATCTCACAAATTCTACAGAACTGGTCAATGTATACAAGATTCTTTGCCGTTAAGTGGAAAGAATACACAGATTTCAGTGAAACAGAAACAACTTTAAAAATACCCTTCCCCATTGTAGAAGGTAcgttttcttcaaaattgcATAAAGACAATTTTATAAGAGATTTTCAAGACATTGTCATTAACAACCTTTATAGATCGTTTAGAAACAGTGTAATCCTTGAAGAATTACCGGATATCAATAACGTCATCACATTAGAGACCATAAGTCATAAGGATCAATCGTCATGGCCAATTTCGCCCGTTCTGGAAGATTTGACAGCGCTgattagaaaaaatatgatttaCACTGTCAATACTGGTCaagttgatattttatcGACTTTCTTGGATGACTTGGTTGTGTTCATTCAGAATGAATATTTAGTCAAATTTATCCAAGCAAAATTTAAGACTTTACAGTCCGTTATTGCACAAGGGAGTACGGCATCATCATCCCCAAACCTTTTAAAAAAGTATACTTCAATACCCGAAGAGTCATCAACACAATATCCCTCTAGGGCTGCTTCACCGTATCCTACTAATAAAAATGTTAGCTCAACTGCAGCAGCTACCGCAAAATTATCTCAGTTCAGTAGATTCAATTTGAGGGGTGCTTTTGCCAACATTCAGTCTAACCTACAGTCGGTAGTCGcccaagaagaagaagaagagacTAGTAGTGACCCATCCATACTATCCTTGCatcattatattatttacgTGAACACTTTATGTCTCACAAAAGCggctattgaaaatttattgactAAAGAGATAATAGAACAGAATCCGAGGTTGATCCAGGATAACTTCCCATTTGAGGATGATTCCACttatatcaatgaaaaagtgGAAACTGCACAGATAAATATAATAGAGCAGGTCAATAAATTGCAAAAATGGGGTATACAgtatttgtttcaaaatttggttcaaccaaaattgaaaattatcttgaaaaagttgTTTATAAATGACAACAATAATGCAGGCAGTAATGAAGATAACGCTTCTACGTACATTGCCAATATTGAgaattttgagaatttcaaaaatataaacaaATTTATGAGAGATTGGAGAGTATTAATTACACCTTTGAAGAACGCCGTAATTACCTCTGCATTTGATGATCTAATGAAGTTAATTAACAGCTTTATgattaaaataattgaaaagaggGTCTGGAACTTGAAAGTGAATGAACTGGGTGCAATCAAACTGGATAAAGAACTGAGTTTGTTAATAAATGCTACATGTGAATTGAATTACACTTTAAGAGAAAACTTCGTTAGATTGACACAAattgttttgattttggGATTCGACGATGACGATTTCGATTTAACTACAGGCGACGtcaaagatgaaattgttaACAGTATAGATTGGATACTGAATCCGCAGGAACGTATAAAAGCtagaaatttgaagattgataaaagacattag